In the genome of Candidatus Bathyarchaeota archaeon, the window AATTTAGCGCGCGCGTCATAATTAGATTAAATAACGACCTAAATGCCACTTAATATCTTGACAGGTGACTTTTGCTTGGATATATGGAAGTACTATAATATTACACATAAGGCTCATTTATTATGTAACCCGATTAATAAAGAGAAATTCGAAAAATTATGTAGACTTTTACGATTCAAACAGGGAGAATATGTTCTTGACATAGCGTGTGGAAAAGGAGAATTCCTTGTTAGATTAACTGAACTGTATGACATAATTGGTGTCGGTGTGGACATTTCATCCTATTACATTAAGGATTGTTTGGAGAAAAAACAAAACCGTGTAGCGAACTCTGACATTACGTTCATAGAAATGGATGGCAAAGACTATAAACCAGAATCCAATGAGATTTTTGATCATTCAATGTGTATTGGTGCGAGTTGGATACATGGTGGTTATCGTGGAACATTACAAGCTCTAAAAAAAATGACGAAACCAGGGGGATTGATTTTAGTTGGAGAGCCATTCTGGTTGAAAGAACCAGAAGAAGAATATTTGAAAACTGAAGAACTGAAAAAAGAGGCATTTGGAACTCATTATGATAATGTAAATGTAGGTGAGGAAGAAGGATTAACCTGCCTATATACTCTTGTAAGTAATCAAGATGATTGGGATCACTATGAGACATTACAATGGTGGAATGTAGATGACTACATTCAACAGAATCCTGAGGATCCTGATAATCAAAAGTTACTGGAAAAAACGAAAAGAGGAAAAGAAAGTTATCTTCGCTGGGGTAGAGATACATTGGGTTGGGCTATATACGTTTTCAGGAATCTAGCCAGACCACTAATAACTAAAACAAT includes:
- a CDS encoding class I SAM-dependent methyltransferase, with protein sequence MDIWKYYNITHKAHLLCNPINKEKFEKLCRLLRFKQGEYVLDIACGKGEFLVRLTELYDIIGVGVDISSYYIKDCLEKKQNRVANSDITFIEMDGKDYKPESNEIFDHSMCIGASWIHGGYRGTLQALKKMTKPGGLILVGEPFWLKEPEEEYLKTEELKKEAFGTHYDNVNVGEEEGLTCLYTLVSNQDDWDHYETLQWWNVDDYIQQNPEDPDNQKLLEKTKRGKESYLRWGRDTLGWAIYVFRNLARPLITKTIKK